A genomic window from Ricinus communis isolate WT05 ecotype wild-type unplaced genomic scaffold, ASM1957865v1 Ctg18, whole genome shotgun sequence includes:
- the LOC125368773 gene encoding LOW QUALITY PROTEIN: photosystem II CP43 reaction center protein-like (The sequence of the model RefSeq protein was modified relative to this genomic sequence to represent the inferred CDS: deleted 1 base in 1 codon) yields the protein MTIALGKFTKDENDLFDIMDDWLRRDRFVFVGWSGLLLFPCAYFAVGGWFTGTTFVTSWYTHGLASSYLEGCNFLTAAVSTPANSLAHSLLLLWGPEAQGDFTRWCQLGGLWTFVALHGAFGLIGFMLRQFELARSVQLRPYNAIAFSGPIAVFVSVFLIYPLGQSGWFFAPSFGVAAIFRFILFFQGFHNWTLNPFHMMGVAGVLGAALLCAIHGATVENTLFEDGDGANTFRAFNPTQAEETYSMVTANRFWSQIFGVAFSNKRWLHFFMLFVPVTGLWMSALGVVGLALNLRAYDFVSQEIRAAEDPEFETFYTKNILLNEGIRAWMAAQDQPHENLIFPEEVLPRGNLFNGTLSLAGRDQETTGFAWWARNARLINLSGKLLGAHVAHAGLIVFWAGAMNLFEVAHFVPEKPMYEQGLILLPHLATLGWGVGPGGEVIDTFPYFVSGVLHLISSAVLGFGGIYHALLGPETLEESFPFFGYVWKDRNKMTTILGIHLILLGIGAFLLVFKALYFGGVYDTWAPGGGDVRKITNLTLSPSVIFGYLLKSPFGGEGWIVSVDDLEDIIGGHVWLGSICILGGIWHILTKPFAWARRALVWSGEAYLSYSLGALSVFGFIACCFVWFNNTAYPSEFYGPTGPEASQAQAFTFLVRDQRLGANVGSAQGPTGLGKYLMRSPTGEVIFGGETMRFWDLRAPWLEPLRGPNGLDLSRLKKDIQPWQERRSAEYMTHAPLGSLNSVGGVATEINAVNYVSPRSWLATSHFVLGFFLFVGHLWHAGRARAAAAGFEKGIDRDFEPVLSMTPLN from the exons ATGACTATAGCCCTTGGTAAATTTACCAAAGACGAAAatgatttatttgatattatggATGACTGGTTACGGAGGGACCGTTTCGTTTTTGTAGGTTGGTCCGGTCTATTGCTCTTTCCTTGTGCCTATTTCGCCGTAGGGGGTTGGTTCACAGGTACAACCTTTGTAACCTCATGGTATACCCACGGATTGGCCAGTTCCTATTTGGAAGGTTGCAACTTCTTAACCGCCGCAGTTTCTACTCCTGCTAATAGTTTAGCACATTCTTTGTTATTACTATGGGGTCCTGAAGCACAAGGAGATTTTACTCGTTGGTGTCAATTAGGTGGTTTGTGGACTTTTGTTGCTCTCCACGGTGCTTTCGGGCTAATAGGTTTTATGTTACGTCAATTTGAACTTGCTCGATCTGTGCAATTGCGACCTTATAATGCAATCGCATTCTCTGGTCCAATTGCTGTTTTTGTTTCTGTATTCCTGATTTATCCACTAGGTCAGTCTGGTTGGTTTTTTGCGCCTAGTTTTGGTGTAGCAGCTATATTTCGATTCATCCTCTTTTTCCAAGGGTTTCATAACTGGACGCTGAACCCATTTCATATGATGGGAGTTGCCGGCGTATTGGGCGCTGCTCTGCTGTGCGCTATTCATGGTGCTACTGTAGAAAATACTTTATTTGAAGATGGTGATGGTGCAAATACATTCCGTGCTTTTAACCCAACTCAAGCTGAAGAAACTTATTCAATGGTCACCGCTAACCGCTTTTGGTCTCAAATCTTTGGGGTTGCTTTTTCCAATAAACGTTGGTTACATTTCTTTATGTTATTTGTACCCGTAACCGGTTTATGGATGAGCGCTCTTGGAGTAGTCGGTCTGGCTCTGAATCTACGTGCCTATGACTTCGTTTCTCAGGAAATTCGTGCAGCGGAAGATCCTGAATTTGAGACTTTCTACACTAAAAATATTCTCTTAAACGAAGGTATTCGGGCTTGGATGGCGGCTCAAGATCAGCCTCATGAAAACCTTATATTCCCTGAGGAGGTTCTACCACGTGGAAAC CTCTTTAATGGAACTTTATCTTTAGCCGGTCGTGACCAAGAAACCACCGGTTTCGCTTGGTGGGCTAGGAATGCCCGACTTATCAATTTATCCGGTAAACTACTGGGAGCCCATGTAGCCCATGCTGGATTAATCGTATTCTGGGCCGGAGCAATGAACCTATTCGAAGTGGCTCATTTCGTACCAGAGAAGCCAATGTATGAACAAGGATTAATTTTACTTCCCCACCTAGCTACTCTAGGTTGGGGGGTAGGCCCTGGTGGGGAAGTTATAGACACCTTTCCATACTTTGTATCTGGCGTACTTCACTTAATTTCCTCCGCAGTATTGGGCTTTGGCGGTATTTATCATGCACTTCTGGGTCCTGAGACTCTTGAAGaatcttttccattttttggTTATGTATGGaaagatagaaataaaatgaCAACAATTTTAGGTATTCACTTAATCTTGCTAGGTATAGGTGCTTTTCTTCTAGTATTCAAGGCTCTTTATTTTGGGGGCGTATATGATACCTGGGCTCCGGGGGGGGGAGATGTAAGAAAAATTACTAACTTAACCCTTAGCCCAAGTGTTATTTTCGGTTATTTACTAAAATCCCCTTTTGGAGGAGAAGGATGGATTGTTAGTGTGGACGATTTGGAAGATATAATTGGAGGGCATGTATGGTTAGGTTCCATTTGTATACTGGGTGGAATCTGGCATATCTTAACCAAACCCTTTGCATGGGCTCGCCGTGCACTTGTATGGTCTGGAGAGGCTTACTTGTCTTATAGTTTAGGTGCTTTATCCGTTTTTGGTTTCATTGCTTGTTGCTTTGTCTGGTTCAATAATACCGCTTACCCTAGTGAGTTTTACGGGCCTACTGGACCAGAAGCTTCTCAAGCTCAAGCTTTTACTTTTCTAGTTCGAGATCAACGTCTTGGGGCTAACGTGGGATCTGCTCAAGGACCTACCGGGTTAGGTAAATATTTAATGCGTTCGCCTACCGGAGAAGTTATTTTTGGAGGCGAAACTATGCGTTTTTGGGATCTGCGTGCTCCTTGGTTAGAACCTCTAAGAGGTCCAAATGGTTTGGACTTGAGTAGGTTGAAAAAAGACATACAACCTTGGCAAGAACGCCGTTCCGCAGAATATATGACCCACGCGCCTTTAGGTTCGTTAAATTCTGTAGGTGGCGTAGCTACCGAAATCAATGCAGTCAATTATGTCTCTCCTAGAAGTTGGTTAGCTACCTCTCATTTTGTTCTAGGGTTCTTCCTATTCGTAGGTCATTTATGGCACGCGGGAAGGGCTCGTGCAGCTGCAGCAGGATTTGAAAAGGGAATTGATCGTGATTTTGAACCCGTTCTTTCCATGACTCCTCTTAACTAA